Proteins co-encoded in one Afipia sp. P52-10 genomic window:
- the tilS gene encoding tRNA lysidine(34) synthetase TilS: MNQSSDGERPLSHAEAAVRFAGLKHARAVVLAVSGGPDSTALMWLAARWRKRLRRGPTLIAVTVDHGLRRQSRAEARAVKALAASLGITHATLRWSGGKPQRGIPAAAREARYRLLIQAARKAGAGHVVTAHTRDDQTETFLMRLARGSGLAGLGGMAATSARDGVVIARPLLDVPKARLIATLMKAKIAYAEDPTNDDPSYTRPRWRRLLPVLAQEGVDSRTIARLTERLARANVALETIVDRADAALVQYDGGLPGGTVRECVDARAFAMLPDEIRLRLLQRMIDRLGHEGPAELGKTETLLDGLMAADAAGGVEAIGRTGFKRTLAGAIVFARGGSICVEPAPARRSTNRPR, encoded by the coding sequence ATGAACCAATCGAGCGATGGCGAACGGCCGCTCTCGCATGCCGAGGCGGCCGTCCGGTTTGCCGGCTTGAAGCATGCCCGCGCCGTCGTGCTAGCCGTCTCCGGCGGCCCGGATTCGACCGCGCTGATGTGGCTCGCCGCGCGTTGGCGCAAGCGGCTGAGGCGCGGGCCAACATTGATCGCAGTGACGGTTGATCACGGATTGCGTCGGCAGTCGCGGGCGGAAGCCCGTGCTGTGAAGGCGCTTGCGGCTTCGCTCGGCATCACGCACGCGACGCTGCGTTGGTCGGGGGGCAAACCGCAACGGGGCATTCCGGCCGCAGCCCGCGAGGCGCGATACCGCCTGCTGATCCAGGCGGCGCGCAAGGCCGGCGCCGGTCATGTGGTCACCGCGCACACGCGCGACGATCAAACCGAAACCTTTCTGATGCGGCTAGCACGCGGCAGCGGTCTTGCCGGCCTCGGCGGCATGGCCGCGACGTCGGCGCGCGATGGCGTGGTGATTGCGCGGCCGCTGCTCGACGTCCCGAAGGCGCGGCTTATCGCCACACTGATGAAAGCGAAGATCGCTTACGCCGAAGATCCCACCAATGACGATCCGTCATACACCCGGCCGCGCTGGCGCAGGCTGTTGCCGGTGCTCGCGCAGGAAGGCGTCGACAGCCGCACCATTGCCCGCCTGACCGAGCGGCTCGCGCGCGCCAACGTCGCCCTTGAGACGATCGTCGATCGCGCCGATGCGGCGCTCGTGCAATACGACGGCGGGCTGCCGGGCGGCACGGTTCGCGAATGCGTCGATGCGCGGGCCTTTGCGATGCTGCCGGATGAAATCCGGTTGCGGCTGTTGCAGCGGATGATCGACCGCCTCGGCCATGAGGGGCCGGCGGAGCTTGGCAAGACGGAGACGCTGCTCGACGGTCTGATGGCCGCGGACGCTGCGGGTGGGGTCGAGGCGATTGGCCGCACGGGCTTCAAGCGGACGCTGGCCGGTGCCATTGTCTTCGCCCGGGGCGGTAGCATTTGCGTCGAGCCGGCGCCGGCGCGGCGCTCTACGAACCGGCCAAGATAG
- the moaD gene encoding molybdopterin converting factor subunit 1 has product MKILYFAWVRERIGKADETVEPPASVVTVADLIAWLSGRGEEYAYAFEKPKIIRAAIDRVHAKHDTAIRHAREIAFFPPMTGG; this is encoded by the coding sequence GTGAAAATTCTCTACTTCGCCTGGGTGCGCGAACGCATCGGCAAGGCCGATGAGACGGTCGAGCCGCCCGCGTCGGTGGTGACGGTGGCCGACCTGATCGCCTGGCTGAGCGGACGCGGTGAGGAATACGCCTATGCGTTCGAGAAGCCCAAGATCATCCGTGCCGCGATCGATCGCGTGCATGCCAAGCACGACACGGCCATCCGCCATGCACGTGAGATCGCCTTCTTTCCGCCGATGACGGGCGGCTGA
- a CDS encoding DUF3617 family protein: MCAVELPTRKPGLWEIKIKLTGGVMPTAKMFHCTDEKTDREMSTMFNPMRPVACEKRDVEKATSGYTIDSICRFEGKYITMHSDVTGDFTSKYTVVTETKTSDDESSPPSITNLTLEASYLGACKPDQKPGDVTMAGGMTVNIKDLEKFERLLRR; the protein is encoded by the coding sequence GTGTGCGCAGTCGAACTCCCGACTCGCAAGCCCGGACTGTGGGAGATCAAGATCAAGCTGACCGGCGGCGTGATGCCGACAGCGAAGATGTTTCACTGCACCGACGAAAAGACCGACCGCGAGATGAGCACGATGTTCAATCCGATGCGGCCGGTCGCCTGCGAGAAGCGCGACGTCGAGAAAGCCACCAGCGGCTACACCATCGATTCGATCTGCCGCTTCGAAGGCAAGTACATCACCATGCATTCCGATGTGACGGGCGATTTCACATCCAAATACACGGTGGTCACCGAGACCAAGACCAGCGACGATGAGAGCAGCCCGCCCAGCATCACCAATCTGACGCTGGAAGCCTCCTACCTTGGCGCCTGCAAACCTGACCAGAAGCCTGGTGATGTCACGATGGCCGGCGGCATGACCGTCAACATCAAGGATCTGGAAAAATTCGAACGCCTGCTGAGGCGCTGA
- the pgsA gene encoding CDP-diacylglycerol--glycerol-3-phosphate 3-phosphatidyltransferase codes for MKDTLTRQPVDQSLALPNLLTYSRIVAVPVVVACLFAQAVLGGPLWLRWVALAIFIAAGVTDFLDGYYARVLGQQSAFGRMLDPIADKLLVASCLLMLAMDETIRGWTLWAAIIILCREILVSGLREYLAALRVSVPVTKLAKWKTTVQLVAIGFLIAGEAGDLVLPWTSQIGITLLWISAIVTLYTGYDYFRAGVHHIMSE; via the coding sequence ATGAAGGATACGCTAACCCGACAGCCGGTCGACCAATCGCTGGCGCTGCCCAATCTGCTGACCTATTCGCGGATCGTGGCGGTTCCGGTCGTGGTCGCCTGCCTGTTCGCGCAGGCGGTGCTCGGCGGGCCACTGTGGCTGCGCTGGGTGGCGCTGGCGATCTTCATCGCCGCGGGCGTGACCGATTTCCTCGATGGATATTACGCGCGGGTGCTCGGCCAGCAGTCCGCCTTCGGCCGCATGCTGGATCCGATCGCCGACAAGCTCCTGGTGGCGTCCTGCCTGCTGATGCTGGCCATGGACGAGACCATTCGCGGCTGGACGCTGTGGGCCGCGATCATCATCCTGTGCCGGGAAATTCTCGTGTCCGGTCTGCGCGAGTATCTAGCCGCGCTGCGGGTCAGCGTACCGGTGACCAAGCTTGCGAAGTGGAAAACCACGGTGCAGCTCGTCGCGATCGGTTTCCTGATCGCAGGTGAGGCGGGGGATCTGGTTCTGCCGTGGACCTCGCAGATCGGCATTACGCTGCTTTGGATTTCGGCGATCGTCACGCTCTACACCGGTTACGATTATTTCCGCGCGGGCGTGCATCACATCATGTCGGAGTGA
- a CDS encoding molybdenum cofactor biosynthesis protein MoaE produces the protein MTVPVTIRLQPGNFDVAAEIAALTRGRHDIGAVVNFIGVCRSGEGEDAITALTLEHYPGMAEEEIARHVNEALARWPLTGVTVIHRFGRLTPGENIMMVLTTSAHRAAAFEAAQFLMDYLKTAAPFWKSEERASGASWVEARSEDDAAAARWTTS, from the coding sequence ATGACCGTTCCCGTCACCATCCGTCTGCAACCGGGCAATTTCGATGTCGCGGCGGAAATCGCCGCACTCACCCGCGGTCGTCATGACATTGGCGCGGTGGTGAACTTCATCGGCGTTTGCCGTAGCGGCGAGGGTGAGGATGCGATCACGGCGTTGACGTTGGAGCACTATCCGGGCATGGCCGAAGAAGAGATCGCCCGCCATGTCAACGAGGCGCTCGCGCGTTGGCCACTGACAGGCGTGACAGTGATCCATCGCTTCGGCCGGCTGACGCCGGGCGAAAATATCATGATGGTGCTGACCACCTCGGCGCATCGGGCGGCTGCGTTCGAGGCCGCGCAATTCCTGATGGACTACCTCAAGACTGCGGCGCCATTCTGGAAAAGCGAAGAGCGGGCCTCCGGTGCAAGCTGGGTCGAGGCGCGCAGCGAAGACGACGCGGCTGCGGCGCGCTGGACGACATCCTGA
- the ybgF gene encoding tol-pal system protein YbgF codes for MMCAAVLIAPAPAFAQYQQPYQQQYQQMDETDAVVRVEQLENKLRQLTGENEQLQYRVRQLEEQLRQQGGAQAAPASRPASAAAQPQSPPTYQQQSYPQQPYQQGAAAAPSYPPATPQPGRRNDAFDPNANPNAPGVPRQLGSIVGQPSAPERPVGAPGGRNAGEPLDLSSVHGGAPQAGGETQVATAAPGQSPRDEFDLGYGYIQRKDYALAEETLRGFVKKYPNDRLTADAQYWLGESLFQRQRYRDAAESFLTVTTKFDTATRAPDALLRLGQSLAALKEKEAACAAFGEVTRKYPRASSGVKQGVDREQKRNGC; via the coding sequence ATGATGTGCGCCGCGGTGCTGATCGCGCCGGCGCCTGCGTTCGCGCAATACCAGCAGCCGTATCAGCAACAGTACCAGCAGATGGATGAGACCGACGCGGTCGTGCGCGTCGAGCAGCTTGAGAACAAGCTACGGCAGCTCACCGGCGAGAATGAGCAACTGCAGTACCGGGTTCGCCAACTTGAAGAGCAGTTGCGCCAGCAGGGCGGTGCGCAGGCAGCGCCTGCCAGCCGTCCGGCATCGGCCGCGGCTCAGCCGCAGTCGCCGCCGACCTATCAGCAGCAGAGTTATCCGCAGCAGCCTTACCAGCAGGGTGCCGCTGCCGCCCCCTCCTATCCGCCGGCAACGCCGCAGCCGGGCCGCCGCAACGATGCGTTCGATCCGAACGCCAATCCGAACGCGCCAGGCGTGCCGCGTCAGCTTGGCAGCATCGTTGGTCAGCCGAGTGCACCCGAGCGTCCCGTCGGCGCGCCGGGCGGGCGCAATGCAGGCGAGCCGCTCGATCTGTCGAGTGTCCATGGCGGCGCACCGCAAGCGGGCGGCGAGACGCAGGTCGCCACCGCAGCGCCCGGCCAGTCGCCGCGCGACGAATTCGACCTCGGTTACGGTTACATCCAGCGCAAGGACTATGCGCTGGCGGAGGAGACGCTGCGCGGCTTCGTCAAGAAATATCCGAACGACCGCCTCACGGCCGATGCGCAGTATTGGCTGGGCGAAAGCCTGTTTCAGCGGCAGCGCTATCGTGACGCGGCCGAGTCCTTCCTGACTGTGACGACGAAGTTCGACACCGCCACGCGCGCGCCCGATGCGCTGTTGCGCCTCGGCCAATCGCTGGCTGCTCTGAAGGAGAAGGAGGCGGCCTGCGCCGCCTTCGGCGAGGTCACCCGGAAATATCCGCGCGCATCGAGCGGCGTGAAGCAGGGCGTCGATCGCGAGCAGAAGCGCAACGGCTGCTGA
- a CDS encoding glycosyltransferase family 87 protein, with protein MSSTPSATIANDRQIPELALKVCFALAVLHVVYFPVAYLAGGYIFTSEGLGHPSDFVTVWSAGRMVMDGHAALVYDWTLHKQVQVATLGQGYPGNLGWHYPPPYLFIATGLAYLPYAFSYPFYAVASFIPYAGVMRGIVGRPVGWLLALSFPVVFANAMVSQNGFVTAALIGGTLLFLPTRPILAGVFLGLLTYKPQYGILFPIILIATQQWRTFFSASVVALLLAVLSWVAFGTDSWIGFFHGLSQTEQAFLSEGRAGWDKLQSLFATIRFIGGSERLAWACQFVLMAAVVVTVVVLWRSRVRYAIKAAGLATGVVLATPYLFLYDMMVLAVAVAFLVRDGLRTGFKPYEWALLALAFFLLCIFVLVGGPTGFGAAVIIAAITLARSGLLRRDAPPLNVAPSLPA; from the coding sequence ATGTCCTCGACGCCGTCCGCCACCATCGCCAACGACCGGCAGATTCCGGAACTGGCGCTGAAGGTCTGTTTCGCGTTGGCCGTGCTGCATGTCGTGTATTTCCCCGTCGCGTATCTCGCGGGCGGCTACATTTTCACATCCGAAGGACTTGGCCACCCAAGCGACTTCGTCACCGTCTGGTCCGCGGGGCGAATGGTGATGGATGGGCATGCTGCGCTGGTCTACGACTGGACGCTGCACAAACAGGTGCAGGTCGCCACTCTCGGGCAGGGCTATCCGGGCAACCTCGGCTGGCATTATCCGCCACCCTATCTGTTCATCGCGACCGGGCTCGCCTACCTGCCTTACGCCTTCTCCTATCCGTTCTATGCCGTGGCGAGCTTCATTCCCTATGCGGGGGTGATGCGAGGGATCGTCGGCCGGCCGGTCGGCTGGCTGCTGGCGTTGTCGTTTCCGGTGGTGTTCGCTAACGCGATGGTCAGTCAGAACGGCTTCGTCACCGCGGCGCTGATCGGCGGCACGCTGCTGTTCCTGCCGACGCGGCCGATCCTCGCCGGCGTCTTTTTGGGGCTGCTCACCTACAAGCCGCAGTACGGCATCCTGTTTCCGATCATACTGATCGCCACCCAGCAATGGCGCACGTTTTTCTCCGCCAGTGTGGTTGCGCTGCTGTTGGCTGTGCTGTCCTGGGTTGCCTTCGGCACCGACAGCTGGATCGGCTTTTTCCACGGGCTGTCGCAAACCGAGCAGGCGTTCCTGTCCGAAGGTCGGGCCGGTTGGGACAAGCTGCAAAGCCTGTTCGCGACGATCCGCTTCATCGGCGGCAGCGAGCGGCTCGCCTGGGCTTGCCAGTTCGTGCTGATGGCAGCGGTGGTCGTCACTGTTGTCGTGCTATGGCGCAGCCGCGTACGCTACGCGATCAAGGCGGCGGGGCTTGCGACCGGCGTGGTGCTGGCGACGCCCTATCTGTTCCTTTACGATATGATGGTGCTCGCGGTCGCAGTGGCGTTCCTGGTCCGCGACGGATTACGGACAGGCTTCAAGCCGTATGAGTGGGCGCTGCTGGCGCTCGCCTTCTTCCTGCTTTGCATCTTCGTGCTGGTGGGCGGCCCGACCGGGTTCGGAGCGGCGGTGATCATCGCGGCGATCACGCTCGCTCGCAGCGGTCTCCTGCGTCGGGATGCGCCGCCGTTGAACGTTGCGCCGTCACTGCCTGCTTAG
- a CDS encoding outer membrane protein, translated as MRMKFVAAIAVALIGIASSAQAADYGYGYGRQPYTVPQPLGTYSWAGPYIGANIGYQWGEVSNSGVEPDGLNGGIQGGYNWQSGQFVFGLEADFQASGARDRFAAWKFSNPWFGTLRGRAGFAMNNILIYGTGGLAFGNVRAEVLNYSESQWAAGWTLGAGAEVGLTQNWTAKVEYLYVSLNDNHYALTPLPNGYQFSVLRLGVNYKF; from the coding sequence ATGCGTATGAAGTTTGTCGCCGCGATTGCAGTCGCTCTGATTGGCATCGCCTCGTCCGCGCAGGCCGCGGATTATGGTTACGGGTATGGCCGCCAGCCCTACACGGTGCCGCAGCCGCTCGGCACCTATAGCTGGGCCGGCCCCTATATCGGCGCCAACATCGGCTATCAGTGGGGTGAGGTCTCCAACAGCGGCGTTGAGCCGGACGGCCTGAACGGCGGCATCCAGGGCGGCTACAATTGGCAATCCGGTCAATTCGTGTTCGGCCTCGAAGCCGACTTCCAGGCGAGCGGAGCGCGCGATCGCTTCGCTGCGTGGAAGTTCTCGAACCCTTGGTTCGGCACGCTGCGCGGTCGCGCAGGCTTTGCCATGAACAACATCCTGATCTACGGCACCGGCGGTCTCGCCTTCGGCAATGTGCGCGCGGAAGTGCTGAACTACTCGGAATCGCAATGGGCCGCCGGCTGGACGCTGGGCGCCGGCGCCGAGGTTGGCCTCACACAGAACTGGACCGCGAAGGTCGAGTATCTTTACGTCAGCCTGAACGACAATCACTACGCGCTGACGCCGCTGCCGAACGGTTATCAATTCAGCGTGCTGCGGCTCGGCGTCAACTACAAGTTCTGA
- a CDS encoding cold-shock protein — protein MAMTGTVKFFNGERGYGFIKPDDGGRDVFVHITAVERAGLKGLNEGQRITFEVEPDKKGKGPKAVNLVVSS, from the coding sequence ATGGCAATGACGGGGACAGTCAAGTTTTTCAACGGCGAGCGCGGCTACGGATTCATCAAGCCGGACGATGGCGGTCGCGATGTGTTCGTGCACATCACGGCAGTCGAACGTGCGGGACTGAAGGGATTGAACGAAGGCCAGCGGATCACTTTCGAAGTCGAGCCCGACAAGAAGGGCAAAGGGCCCAAGGCCGTCAATCTTGTCGTATCGTCTTAG
- a CDS encoding ribonuclease T2, whose protein sequence is MAVATAAGAQDRRQNAPGEFDFYVLALSWSPSYCEAAHERGSLGKSQQIQCGGRPYSFVVHGLWPQYERGFPNYCQRPAPRLDRRIVSAMLDLMPAPGLIFNEWDKHGTCSGLQPRAYFEAIRKARAGIKIPEQFFEVAEPKMVAPDEIEDAFIKANPGLSAAAISVVCDTRRLSEVRICMNKDLQFRACEEVDRRACRREKVLMPPVRGG, encoded by the coding sequence ATGGCGGTTGCGACAGCAGCCGGTGCTCAGGATCGGCGGCAGAATGCACCGGGCGAGTTCGATTTCTATGTGCTCGCGCTGTCCTGGTCGCCGTCCTATTGCGAAGCCGCGCATGAGCGCGGCTCGCTCGGCAAGTCGCAGCAGATTCAATGCGGCGGCAGGCCCTATTCGTTCGTGGTGCATGGCCTGTGGCCGCAATACGAGCGCGGCTTTCCGAACTACTGCCAGCGCCCCGCACCGCGCCTGGACCGGCGCATCGTCTCGGCGATGCTGGACCTGATGCCCGCACCGGGCTTGATCTTCAACGAGTGGGACAAGCACGGCACCTGCTCCGGGCTGCAGCCGCGCGCGTATTTCGAGGCCATCCGCAAGGCTCGCGCCGGGATCAAGATCCCCGAACAGTTCTTTGAGGTGGCGGAGCCGAAGATGGTGGCGCCGGATGAGATCGAGGATGCCTTCATCAAGGCGAACCCCGGGCTTAGCGCCGCGGCGATTTCGGTCGTCTGCGACACCCGCCGCCTCAGCGAGGTGCGCATCTGCATGAACAAGGACCTGCAGTTCCGCGCCTGCGAGGAGGTGGATCGGAGAGCCTGTCGGCGCGAGAAGGTCTTGATGCCGCCGGTGCGCGGCGGCTGA
- the uvrC gene encoding excinuclease ABC subunit UvrC — protein MAEEPDDPKTPHRDPAARDPSANDIDPATATVEDDDEARLPEAEDAGEAPVEGTLALGRAAIARAVKLAPASAGVYRMLNAAGEVLYVGKAKSVRKRLASYARPTGNAIRIARMIAATASVEIVSTATETEALLLEANLIKQLRPRFNVQLRDDKSFPYILITGDHWAPQILKHRGAQTRPGSYFGPFASAGAVGRTITALQRAFLVRSCTDAFFESRTRPCLLYQIKRCAGPCTREIDFAGYSELVREAKDFLSGRSRAVKELLAREMEQASAALEFERAALYRDRLAALSAVQAQQGINPHTLEEADVFAIHQEGGYSCVEVFFFRTGQNWGNRAYFPRADRSFSPEEVLGSFLAQFYEDKPPPRLVLLSHEIEERGLLAEALTAKAGVKVEVSVPKRGEKRDLVNHALANAREALGRKLADSSSQMKLLQGLATVLGLPRVPRRIEVYDNSHIQGTNAVGAMIVAGAEGFAKNQYRKFNIRSEALTPGDDYAMMREVLERRFKRLLNGAPRAQDSPDEPAEEVEAAADTPQWPDLVVIDGGLGQLNAARATFTALGLSDVSLIAVAKGPDRDAGKETIFIPDRPPLKLEPRDPVLYFIQRLRDEAHRFVIGSHRKLRQKGLREAGLQEIAGIGPSRKRALLHHFGTLKAIERASMADLAKVPGISAESARRIYEFFHARAG, from the coding sequence ATGGCTGAAGAACCTGACGATCCGAAAACGCCCCACCGTGACCCCGCGGCGCGGGACCCGTCGGCGAATGATATCGATCCGGCGACCGCAACCGTCGAGGACGACGATGAGGCGCGCCTGCCGGAAGCGGAGGATGCGGGCGAGGCTCCGGTGGAGGGAACTCTGGCGCTTGGCCGCGCGGCGATTGCGCGTGCGGTGAAGCTCGCGCCCGCGTCGGCCGGCGTCTATCGGATGCTGAACGCGGCCGGCGAGGTGCTCTACGTCGGCAAAGCCAAGAGCGTGCGCAAGCGGCTCGCGTCCTATGCGAGACCGACCGGCAACGCGATCAGGATCGCGCGGATGATCGCTGCGACCGCCAGCGTCGAGATCGTCTCCACCGCGACCGAGACCGAAGCGCTGCTTCTGGAAGCGAACCTGATCAAGCAGCTGCGCCCGCGCTTCAATGTGCAGCTGCGCGACGACAAATCGTTCCCTTACATCCTGATCACCGGCGACCACTGGGCGCCGCAGATCCTCAAGCATCGTGGCGCGCAGACGCGCCCGGGCAGCTACTTCGGTCCGTTCGCGTCGGCCGGCGCGGTCGGCCGCACCATCACCGCGCTACAGCGCGCGTTTCTGGTGCGCTCCTGCACGGATGCGTTCTTCGAAAGCCGCACGCGGCCCTGCCTGCTCTATCAAATCAAGCGCTGCGCGGGTCCATGCACGCGCGAGATCGATTTCGCGGGCTATTCCGAACTGGTGCGCGAGGCCAAGGATTTTCTGTCCGGACGAAGCCGGGCGGTGAAGGAACTGCTCGCACGCGAAATGGAGCAGGCCTCGGCGGCGCTCGAATTCGAACGCGCCGCGCTCTATCGCGATCGTCTGGCGGCGCTCTCCGCGGTGCAGGCCCAGCAGGGCATCAATCCGCACACGCTGGAAGAGGCGGACGTGTTCGCGATCCATCAGGAGGGCGGCTATTCCTGCGTCGAGGTGTTCTTCTTCCGGACCGGCCAGAACTGGGGCAACCGCGCCTATTTCCCGCGGGCCGATCGCAGTTTCTCCCCGGAAGAGGTCTTGGGCTCGTTCCTGGCGCAATTCTACGAGGACAAGCCACCGCCACGGCTGGTGCTGCTGTCGCACGAGATCGAGGAGCGCGGGCTGTTGGCCGAAGCGCTGACCGCCAAGGCCGGTGTGAAGGTCGAGGTCAGCGTTCCCAAGCGTGGCGAGAAGCGCGATCTCGTCAATCACGCGCTCGCCAATGCGCGCGAGGCGCTTGGCCGCAAGCTTGCCGACAGTTCCTCGCAGATGAAGCTGCTGCAGGGACTGGCTACGGTGCTCGGTCTGCCCCGCGTGCCGCGCCGGATCGAGGTCTACGACAACAGCCACATCCAAGGCACCAACGCGGTGGGAGCGATGATCGTCGCCGGGGCCGAGGGTTTCGCCAAGAACCAGTATCGCAAGTTCAACATTCGTTCCGAGGCGCTGACCCCCGGCGACGACTACGCGATGATGCGCGAGGTGCTGGAACGTCGTTTCAAGCGGCTGCTCAACGGGGCACCGCGCGCGCAGGATTCGCCCGACGAGCCGGCGGAAGAGGTGGAAGCCGCTGCTGATACACCGCAATGGCCGGATCTGGTCGTGATCGACGGCGGTCTTGGCCAGCTCAATGCCGCCCGCGCGACGTTCACCGCGCTCGGCTTGAGCGATGTCTCGCTGATTGCGGTCGCCAAGGGACCGGACCGCGACGCGGGCAAGGAGACGATTTTCATTCCGGACCGGCCGCCGTTGAAACTGGAGCCGCGCGACCCGGTTCTTTACTTTATCCAGCGGTTGCGCGACGAAGCACACCGCTTCGTGATCGGATCGCACCGCAAATTGCGGCAAAAGGGTCTGCGTGAGGCGGGTCTGCAGGAAATCGCTGGCATTGGGCCGTCACGCAAGCGTGCTTTGTTGCACCATTTCGGAACCCTGAAGGCGATCGAGCGTGCCTCGATGGCCGATCTTGCGAAAGTTCCGGGAATCAGCGCCGAAAGCGCGCGCCGGATCTATGAATTTTTCCATGCCCGGGCCGGCTGA
- the ftsH gene encoding ATP-dependent zinc metalloprotease FtsH — MNANLRNFALWVIIVLLLLALFTLFQNPGQRTSSQDIPFSQLLSDIDAGKVRDVVIQGPEIHGTYTTGGSFQTYAPNDPTLVKRLYDGKVTITAKPPGDNVPWFVSLLVSWLPFLALIGVWVFLSRQMQGGAGKAMGFGKSRAKMLTEAHGRVTFEDVAGVDEAKQDLQEIVEFLRDPGKFQRLGGRIPRGVLLVGPPGTGKTLIARAVAGEANVPFFTISGSDFVEMFVGVGASRVRDMFEQAKKNAPCIIFIDEIDAVGRHRGAGLGGGNDEREQTLNQLLVEMDGFEANEGIILIAATNRPDVLDPALLRPGRFDRQVIVPNPDVVGREQILKVHVRKVPLAPDINLKTIARGTPGFSGADLMNLVNEAALMAARRNKRMVTQSEFEDAKDKVMMGAERKSLVMTEEEKMLTAYHEGGHAIVAFNVKATDPVHKATIIPRGRALGMVMQLPERDKLSMSLEQMTSRLAIMMGGRVAEELIFGKEKVTSGAASDIEQATRLARMMVTRWGLSDELGTVAYGENNDEVFLGMQVNRQQNVSEATAQKIDAEVKRLVETGYKDATRILTEKREDLEALAKGLLEFETLTGDEITDLLNGKKPNRESIIEPTGSRSSAVPSTKNRPRPEPGGDIAPQPQA, encoded by the coding sequence ATGAACGCCAACCTGCGTAACTTTGCTCTCTGGGTCATTATTGTCCTGTTGCTGCTGGCGTTGTTCACCCTGTTCCAGAACCCTGGACAGCGGACATCCTCGCAGGACATTCCGTTCTCGCAGCTTCTCTCGGATATCGACGCCGGCAAGGTGCGCGATGTCGTAATCCAGGGGCCGGAGATTCACGGCACCTATACCACCGGCGGCAGCTTCCAGACCTATGCACCGAACGATCCGACGCTGGTGAAGCGCCTGTATGATGGTAAGGTCACCATCACGGCGAAGCCGCCGGGCGACAACGTGCCGTGGTTCGTCTCGCTGCTGGTCTCGTGGCTGCCGTTCCTCGCGCTGATCGGCGTGTGGGTGTTTCTGTCGCGGCAGATGCAGGGCGGCGCCGGCAAGGCGATGGGCTTCGGCAAGTCGCGCGCGAAGATGCTGACCGAGGCGCACGGCCGCGTGACATTCGAAGACGTCGCGGGCGTCGACGAGGCCAAGCAGGATTTGCAGGAGATCGTCGAATTCCTGCGCGACCCGGGCAAGTTTCAGCGGCTCGGCGGCCGCATTCCGCGGGGCGTGCTGCTGGTCGGCCCTCCCGGCACCGGTAAGACGCTGATCGCGCGTGCGGTCGCTGGCGAAGCCAACGTACCGTTCTTCACCATTTCCGGTTCGGACTTCGTCGAGATGTTCGTCGGCGTCGGCGCGTCGCGTGTGCGCGATATGTTCGAGCAGGCGAAGAAGAACGCGCCGTGCATCATCTTCATCGACGAAATCGATGCGGTCGGCCGTCACCGCGGCGCCGGTCTCGGCGGCGGTAACGACGAGCGCGAGCAGACGCTGAACCAGTTGCTGGTGGAGATGGACGGCTTCGAGGCCAACGAGGGCATCATCCTGATCGCCGCGACCAACCGTCCGGACGTGCTCGATCCGGCGCTGCTGCGTCCGGGTCGTTTCGATCGCCAGGTGATCGTGCCCAATCCTGACGTCGTCGGCCGCGAGCAGATCCTTAAGGTTCACGTCCGCAAGGTGCCGCTGGCGCCGGACATCAACCTGAAGACCATCGCCCGCGGTACGCCGGGCTTCTCGGGCGCCGACCTGATGAACCTCGTCAACGAGGCCGCGCTGATGGCTGCGCGTCGTAACAAGCGCATGGTCACTCAGTCCGAGTTCGAGGACGCCAAGGACAAGGTGATGATGGGCGCCGAGCGCAAGTCGCTCGTCATGACCGAGGAAGAGAAGATGCTGACCGCCTATCACGAAGGCGGCCATGCGATCGTCGCGTTCAACGTCAAGGCGACCGATCCGGTGCACAAGGCCACCATCATTCCGCGTGGCCGTGCGCTCGGCATGGTCATGCAGTTACCGGAGCGCGACAAGCTGTCGATGTCACTCGAGCAGATGACCTCGCGTCTCGCCATCATGATGGGCGGCCGCGTGGCGGAAGAGCTGATCTTCGGCAAGGAGAAGGTGACGTCAGGTGCGGCGTCGGACATCGAGCAGGCGACACGGCTGGCGCGCATGATGGTGACGCGCTGGGGCCTGTCCGATGAACTCGGTACGGTGGCCTATGGCGAGAACAACGATGAAGTGTTCCTCGGCATGCAGGTGAACCGTCAGCAGAACGTCTCGGAGGCGACCGCGCAGAAGATCGACGCGGAAGTGAAACGGCTGGTCGAGACCGGCTACAAGGATGCGACCCGGATTCTCACCGAGAAGCGCGAGGATCTGGAAGCGCTGGCCAAGGGGCTGCTCGAGTTCGAGACGCTGACCGGCGACGAGATCACCGACCTGCTGAACGGCAAGAAGCCGAACCGCGAGTCGATCATCGAGCCGACCGGATCACGCTCATCGGCGGTGCCGTCCACCAAGAACCGGCCGCGGCCGGAGCCTGGCGGCGATATCGCTCCGCAGCCGCAAGCCTGA